AGGATGGGGAGGCTGCGTGGGTCTCCGGACAGGGACAGAGGTCAGGGAAGGAGCAAGAGAGGTGCGTGCGAGTTGGGTGGGGCCTGGTGCCACCCTGGGCTCACAGCCGGGGAAGAAGCCTGAGCTTTGAGCTGCCCCTCGTGTGGGGAGGCCTGGCCTAAGCACCCGGCAAAGTCACAGGGGCATCCTAGGGTGTGCCCCTCCCTGCTGGCAGGAAAGGTGGATGGGGAGGCCCTGACTCGCGGGGTTGGTGAAAGATTCTGCCTGAGGCCTCTAGGCCACCCTGCCTTGCCCTGGCCTCGGTGATTACTACTACCCTTGGGAGCCACTGTGACATCTGGTCTCCCAGGTGGATTTCCCCGCAGCACCACGTGCAGCCCCCAGCTCCTTGGTCTCAGCCCAAGCCCCCCTCTACCTCCTTCTGCAGGAGTGAGGCAGCCCCTGCCCACTGTGCTTAGGCACCTCACGGTGCTCCCACAGCCTGAAGCCTCCACCTTGCTCTGGTCCCTGCCTATCTGCTGGCTCCTGGGCTGGCCCATCAGAGTGCCCTCAAGGGAAAGCAGGGGCCAGGTCTCCCTCCTGGTGCTTTTCCTCCCTGTGATCAGAAGTGACCCAGCTCCTGCGGGGGTAATGAGAGTCAGGGAGGCGCTCAGTTATCCCAGGGCTGGGCCGAGGCCTGGCCACCCGTGTAAAACAGGGCAAGGCTGAGCTCTATCAGTGCTGTCTGGGAGAAGGGCCCCAGGGGGCATCACAACAGGGTGACCTTATTGAATCCTAACTGGATGCGGTAGAAGTGAGTCCAGCATGGGGGCTGGGTGGGCAGAGGCCTCGCACACACCCTTCTCTCCCTCATGCACCTGGCTTCAGGTGGACTGTCCAGGCAACAGCAGACATATGTGTTACACCATGGTGTGGACCCTACAGCGCCCCATGGAGGAGAGGGGGTTGGATGGATTGTTGCCGGCTCATTTTCCAAGGCCAGTCTCTGCTGCTTTGCTTTCAGAAGAGCTCCCTTTCACTGTCCAGCCTGAGGTGGGGCTGCGGGGAGGAGGCTCACGCTTTTCTCTGTGTTTGGCAGGTGAAGGGCTGGATGCACAGTGGGAGCCGGAGGCGGGGGGCTGCAGGGAGCACACCAGCGACCGGCCCTCCAACCCTCCAGCCACTCAGCAACATCGCCACAGCAACCAGCAACCAGACGGCAGCAGCCGAGGCAAACACAAGCGGACGGCTTCCCACCGTCGCCGAGGACAGGGAATGACTACGGCAAATCAGGCCACTTTGCCAACTAGGGAGGTGGAGTGTCACTAGTGGGGAGGGGCGGCCACCGCCCGCTGCACAGAGCGCCATGCCGGCTGGAGAAGAGGCgctggggcaggggctgcagtgtgGCTCGGCCTCACCCCCCTGCTGGCACTGAGTGCCTCCAGGGCAGCTGGGCTCTTGTCTGCCTGGTCTCAGTGTCCCCTGTGGCAAGAGGGAGAGGTGCCCCATCCCGTGCTCCTTGTCTGGGCCCGCTGCTGCCAGACCATGGGATGTCGGCAAAGCTCAGAGGAAAAAGAAGCAGCCCGGCGGTCCCGGAGAATTGACCGCCACCTGCGCTCAGAGAGCCAGCGGCAACGCCGCGAAATCAAGCTGCTCCTGCTGGGCACCAGCAACTCGGGCAAGAGCACCATCGTCAAACAGATGAAGATCATCCACAGCGGCGGCTTCAACCTGGAGGCCTGCAAGGAGTACAAGCCCCTCatcatctacaacgccatcgacTCGCTGACCCGCATCATCCGGGCCCTGGCCGCCCTCAGGATCGACTTCCACAACCCCGACCGCGCCTACGACGCTGTGCAGCTCTTTGCGCTGACGGGCCCCGCTGAGAGCAAGGGCGAGATCACACCCGAGCTGCTGGGTGTCATGCGACGGCTCTGGGCCGACCCAGGGGCACAGGCCTGCTTCAGCCGCTCCAGCGAGTACCACCTGGAGGACAACGCGGCCTACTACCTGAACGACCTGGAGCGCATCGCCGCAGCTGACTATATCCCCACTGTCGAGGACATCCTGCGCTCCCGGGACATGACCACGGGCATTGTGGAGAACAAGTTCACCTTCAAGGAGCTCACCTTCAAGATGGTGGACGTGGGGGGGCAGAGGTCAGAGCGCAAAAAGTGGATCCACTGCTTCGAGGGCGTCACAGCCATCATCTTCTGTGTGGAGCTCAGCGGCTACGACCTGAAACTCTACGAGGATAACCAGACAGTAAGTGGGGCCGGGggttttcttctgcttgttcctGCTGTCGTGGGTTCCTGGAAGCAAGAGGACTTGCGAGGTCCAGGACAGTCTGCAGCCAGAAAGGGAACCAGGCGCAGGCCTGGCCCTGCTGCACGATAACTGAGGCAGCTCCAGCAAGGTGGGGGCAGAGGGAACAGGGTGTGGAGTGCAGGTGTCATGTCCCATGCCTGAAGTACTCAGGGTGTGGAGGCCACAGGGCAAGAGAGTGTGAGGCTCCGCCGGGCATCCATGATCAATCCATGTGATAGTTTGGCAAATCCATGAAGCTCCTGCCAGCACCAGTCTCCTACCAGCATATAGGTCCAGGAACAGCAGCCACCCCTGCAACCCCATCTTGAGTCTGCAAATCTGGCAGAGATGGGGTTAAGAGCTGTTTAGAAGGGATAATCCCAGGTCCTGGTGGAAAGGGGACGACGTAAAAGCAGGTGTTGGGATTCTTTCACAGTGGCATGGGCGCAGCCCGAGGGAGACCTGGACCCAGTGCGAAGCAGTGGGGGCTTGAGAGTGGAGTTGCTGGAGAGGGTGGGGAGCCGGGCGAAGCAGCAGGGCAGTGTGCTGAGGCCCAGCCAAGACAGAAGGTCTAGCACACGAAGGGGGCCACAGCCAGGAGTGGCAGCGATGGAGGCCGTGGCAGGCAAGGGAGGGGCTGTCTTGCCCAGCAGGATTCCCTGAGCACAGATTTCAAGTCTGCCCTTAAGAGAGAGGCCTTTGACCCTGGGGATGGGGGAGTGGGGGCAAATAAGGAGTCACGAAGTTGTGGGTACCCTGGGGCTAGGGGAGGGTGATGCTGGGAGACAAGGGCTCAGCCTCCCCACTTGGGAACACTGGCCTCCGAGGTCACTCCTTGCTTCACCCAGTCCTAAGGCAAGCTTTATTCTTTAGGTTCAGCCGAGAGCAACAATGGTTCTAGCTTTGGACCTGTGCCCCAGCCAGGGAACCTGGACAGCTCCAGGCAGTGGCCATGGTGCTAGGAGCCTGAGTGTTCTGAGAGAGAGGATCTTTGGCTTTCATCAGGCAGCTGGGGAGGCGGGcttgcctccctcccctcctcgcATCAGGGGTCTCCCTGGAACTGTGCCTAGGTGTTGATGGTGTGCCTGGGGGAAACGAATGACGGACGGGCAGGCAGGTGTGTACGCAGGCAGCTGCGTCCACCCTGTTCCCAGTGTGTATCTGTGTGCTCTCCAGGGTTCTGGCCCCTTACCCTGTGGTTGCCACAAGTTCAGCCCCATGTGTGGTTCTGGGCAGAGGGGACATCTCAGCAGATGAGTGAGGTCAGGCTCCCTTGATGAGGCATGGCTGTGGGCAGAGGGCTTGGGGCTGAGAAGCTGCAAGGCAAAGTGAGGTGCTCAGGCCAGACCCTTGGGACAGTGCCATGGTGGGTCTGCCAGTCACACGGGCTTGCGCCACTGGCCTCATCCATCAACTCAGTGGCAGGCATGGCAAATTCCCCAGGCGCCAGGCCTGGCTCCCAGTTGCATCCTTTGACAGGCCGTGCCCACAGGTGTGCTGGACACAGGAGGCAGGATACCTGGGTCTTGAGTTAGTCCAGTTTTTCATGGAGGGCTTTGG
Above is a genomic segment from Pan troglodytes isolate AG18354 chromosome 23, NHGRI_mPanTro3-v2.0_pri, whole genome shotgun sequence containing:
- the GNAZ gene encoding guanine nucleotide-binding protein G(z) subunit alpha isoform X1, with the translated sequence MGCRQSSEEKEAARRSRRIDRHLRSESQRQRREIKLLLLGTSNSGKSTIVKQMKIIHSGGFNLEACKEYKPLIIYNAIDSLTRIIRALAALRIDFHNPDRAYDAVQLFALTGPAESKGEITPELLGVMRRLWADPGAQACFSRSSEYHLEDNAAYYLNDLERIAAADYIPTVEDILRSRDMTTGIVENKFTFKELTFKMVDVGGQRSERKKWIHCFEGVTAIIFCVELSGYDLKLYEDNQTSRMAESLRLFDSICNNNWFINTSLILFLNKKDLLAEKIRRIPLTICFPEYKGQNTYEEAAVYIQRQFEDLNRNKETKEIYSHFTCATDTSNIQFVFDAVTDVIIQNNLKYIGLC
- the GNAZ gene encoding guanine nucleotide-binding protein G(z) subunit alpha isoform X2, giving the protein MGCRQSSEEKEAARRSRRIDRHLRSESQRQRREIKLLLLGTSNSGKSTIVKQMKIIHSGGFNLEACKEYKPLIIYNAIDSLTRIIRALAALRIDFHNPDRAYDAVQLFALTGPAESKGEITPELLGVMRRLWADPGAQACFSRSSEYHLEDNAAYYLNDLERIAAADYIPTVEDILRSRDMTTGIVENKFTFKELTFKMVDVGGQRSERKKWIHCFEGVTAIIFCVELSGYDLKLYEDNQTWTSLSQPRSLAAAHPNPCFIIPRGGHVLSSGTFSNFINNETRVDWGPWALYPKVPSPGRPGPQPHTPFPGLW